The Streptomyces achromogenes DNA segment CGGTGACGGCGACCTGGTCGAGCCGGCAGTCACCGCGGTCGATGAGGTCCTTGAGGCGTCCGGGGGTGGCGACGACGACTTCGGCGCCGCCGCGCAGGGCGTTCGCCTGCCGGCCGATCGGCATGCCGCCGACGACGGTGGCGCTGCGCAGGCGCAGGGCGCGGGCGTAGGGGGTGAGGGCATCGGTGACCTGCTGGGCCAGTTCCCGGGTGGGGACGAGGACGAGGGCCAGCGGCGCGCGGGGTTCGGCGCGCTGTCCCGCGGTGCGGGCGAGCAGGGCGAGGCCGAAGGCGAGGGTCTTTCCGGAGCCGGTGCGGCCACGGCCCAGGACGTCCCGGCCGGCCAGCGAGTTCGGCAGCGTCGCCCCCTGGATCGGGAACGGCGCGCTCATGCCCTCCTTGGCGAGCGCGTCCAGCAACGGCTGGGGCAGCGCGAGTTCGGCGAACGACTCGACGGCCGGCAGCGCGGGCGTGATCGTCTTCGGCGGGGCGAACTCGGCCGACGCGGTCGACCGGTTTCCGTAGCCGTGGGAGCGGCGCGAAACACCGGAACGGCCGGTGGCACGGCTTCCTCCGGAGCGGTCGTATGTGCGGTTCGTGCGGTCGCGATTCATGCGGGATCTCCTCGATGCGGGCACGTATCAAGGGATTTCCGCAGCAAAGTGAACGACGCTGAAAATCGCGAGAACGAGCCGGTGATGACAGGGCTGAATCGCCCTGGAAAAACAAAACGAGCTGGGGCCCGCACCCCCAGGTGCGGGCCCCAGCTGCGAAGAACGCGTCTGTGCCGGTGTCAGGCGATGACGATGTTCTCGGCCGTCGGGCCCTTCTGGCCCTGGGCGATGTCGAACGACACCTTCTGGCCCTCGAGCAGCTCACGGAAGCCCTGGGCAGAGATGTTGGAGTAGTGGGCGAAGACGTCGGCGCCGCCGCCGTCCTGCTCGATGAAGCCGAAGCCCTTTTCGGCGTTGAACCACTTCACGGTGCCAGTAGCCATTGTGTTTCTCCTTCGGAGACGGTGTCAGGAATGCGCCCTGTGCGGATTCCGTGTCGCCGTGATGATCAGCCGTCGGAAAAACCTTCTGGCAACCACACCTGCAACTGACAACGACAGTAGCACGTCGTGATCGACCCTGTGCGGCTAATAACTTCGAGCCGTTCGTGGCCCCAGAAATGTTCCTCGGGCGCTGCGCCCATTTCTCATTTCGCGAAAACAGATATTGCTCTCC contains these protein-coding regions:
- a CDS encoding cold-shock protein gives rise to the protein MATGTVKWFNAEKGFGFIEQDGGGADVFAHYSNISAQGFRELLEGQKVSFDIAQGQKGPTAENIVIA